One Haloarchaeobius amylolyticus genomic window, TCCGGACCTCAGCGAACGACTTGAGAAGATCACCGAGCAGAAAGAAGAGGAGAAACGGCAGAAAAGACAGAAAGAAGAAGAGCTTCGTAAACTCACCAGCACCGACAAAAATGAGAGAGAAGAACTCGGTCTCGACTGGAAGAACAACATCCACCTCTGCCGCCAAAAAGTCCAGGAGCGGAAAAAAGAGGTTCGAGAAGCCAGTAACACCGTCAACTTCGGGAAGAAAGCAGACAAACTCGAAAGTATCTTCGACGAGTTTATCGACCGATACCTTAACGAACTCAAACATAATCAGATCGACGAAACCAACCAACGCCTGAAGAAAATCCTCGGCCTCTCACAAGTACAAATCGAGGCCATAGACAACTCCATCAGGATCAAAGGGAAAGAGGACGTCTCCGAAGGCCAAAGCCTCTCAATCGCCTACGCCTACCTCTCCACCCTGTTCGAGGACTCCGCAATCGATGTACCGTTCGTCATCGACAGCCCGGCGGTCAGCATCGACTACGAGAAACGAGCAGAAGTCGCACCGATCATCTCCAACCTGTTCGATCAACTGGTGATCTTCGTAATCTCCTCCGAACGCGAACGCTTCGTCAGCGAACTCGATTCAGGCGACATCAAATACTGTACCATCCACAAAACCGAGCAACCAGGCGAAGTCGAGAAAAGCCTGGACAAGGACTACTTCATGGACTTCCAATCCGAAACCGAAGAAGAACAACTGGAAGAGGTGGCCTGAATGTCATTCCGACTCAGCAAAGAGGCCAGAAGTTATTACGGCAACATAAACAAGAACAGCACCATCAACAAACTGGATACGGACTGGGACAAATACTACCTCTCCGCAATGGCTGGGATCAAAGCTCGGAGCCGGGTCCCTGACGACGAAGAACCTCCTGCAGAACAGGAGTTCGTCGACTATGTCATCCAAAGCTACGAAGACCAGAAATACGAGATCTACGGGGCACTGATCGTGGCTGAGATTGAGCGCGAAGGGATTCCCTGGGGACAGAAAGAGGAAATCAAGCAGCTGATGCTCACCCTTCTGGACTCTAACACCAATACCCGACTCTCCAATGAAGGAACCCAGGCTCTCAACTGTTACGCGGAGAAAGGCTCCCGCCTAATCAGAAGCGAGATCATGCCTCCGCCGAAGCTGGACACTTTCCTTGAACGCTACTACGAACTCCTCGACGACCTCGGAGACTGAAACACGGCTTCAGTAGTGGTCGTCCGCCCCCGGGTAATATAACTCGGTATCCGGTAACTCCCCCTCAAAAAAGCAATAGCATCTCTGAAATTCCCTGACTGGGAAAATACTTTAACCGCATTATGAGACAGTCCTGTATGCCTGGTGACGCCGATGGAATAGTCGACACCGTGACCGACATCAGCAACGATCATCGGATAACCCAAGACCGTATCTCCGACCTGATCCAGGATCTCGGCTTCAACCCCGACAATGCAGAATTCAACGTCGTCATGGAAGACATGGTTCCGCCAACCTCCGGCGAAGCCATGATGGAGAAAAGAGCAGAGGCACATGAACGCAGCCTCGTCATCGACGCCCTTGTACAGGAAACCCTGTCGTATCCACCGGTCGCAATCTACTCGCCAAAAGAAGCAGACAGGGAACGAATGGCAATTATGCCAGGCGAGGAAGCCGACGAAATCGGAAGAGAATCTTCCTCCAAACTCTGGCTACACACAGCTTCAGAAGTCTCCAAAGCCGAGTCAACAGTCCTCGTCTCACCGGTGATCATCTCGGTAAGCGACTCCGACGACGTAACCCAGCACTTCCACACTCACAGCTTCGACAAAAAAGACGCACAGGAACTCATCGAGCTCATCCACGACAAAACATGACCGATACGAAATACGCTCCCAGTCCCATCAAGTGTCGAGAATGCGGAACAGAACTCGAAACCATCGAGAAAGGCCACCTGCAAAGCCAGAACTGCACCGGAGAAATAGACGATGTGGAGGATTACCGAAAGAAGTACCCGGACGCACCTACCCGTACTACCGAGATGCGCGACAAGATCGTGGACAACCTGACGGAGAACTAAGGAAGTGGATACTGAGCAGGGCGAACTCAGTGATGTCTAAACGTACGCTGCCGTTCCCTTGATCTCGAAGGAGACGATACCGCTCTTGTCCTCGTGCTACTGGCACGAGACCCTGTCTGTGAACTGCTTCTCCTTCAAGTAATCCGCTACCCTCCATCCGACCAAAGCGTTCGTACCACAGATCTGGTACTGGACATGACTCGGCAATTCAGATTCGTCGGGCCCCTTGTAATCAACACGGTCGTTACCCATCTTCGTCATCTACCTTTACGTCCAACGACTTCAGATCCGGATACTCATCTGAAACCGAGTCAACCTTCCCTGACGAGAAAGTTGTCTGGAAATCATCCGACATATATTGATACCACACAACACCGGAATTTAGACTTAATTTCAGAACGAGAAGTGAACGGAGTACTTGGCCTCGGCGGAAAATACTTCTCATTCAACACTTAAACAAGCAGTATGAACGGAATTGAATACTTCGCTGCCAAGATCCTCGGAGGCGCAGCAAAGGGAACCGCTAGCACACTACTCAACCACCAACTCAAAGACAATAGCAGCCATAAATCACCTGTTTCAAAGCCCGAAGACTGCTTCTGGGGCGCAGACAACCAACTCTACTGCCCGGTGAACAAGCTGTCCACTCAGCAGAACTGTGGCCGAAGACAGGGATACAACGTCGACCCACAGCTTGATATCTCCTCCACGGAGTTCGAGCCAATCGAGGACCGGCCCTGGGAACGAGAAACCTATACCCGCGAACTCGATGGCGGAGAACTCGATCTCAGCCTGACCTCCGAAGACTCAACGGCTTCTCCACCACCTCGAACCCGATATCCTTCTCAGCTAAGACAGCACGACGATCACCCTAACCCAAGTCACCACTAGCCTCGCCGTCCACTCTTATCACCAACTTATCCGGACGAACACTACGCCTACTCTTCGATTCCCGGAAGTGTGGTCAGATCTCTCCGACAGATTCTATATCGGTAACCACCTCCGTAGTTGCCCGGTTTTATTCACAGCAATAGTACGTATTTGAAACTAAAAAAGGGGGCCCGACCCTCTCCTGGATAGAGGACCTGGGTCTCGTTGTCCAACTCAAATAGATATTTCTGGGATGGTCTCTTCTCACGTCATAATGGCTGATACTTGGATCGGCGTCACAGATAGCCGACCCACACCACTCCTGAACTCGCTAATAGCGTCGATTGAAAGCGGCGATAACCCTGACGACATTCTCGTCTTCGTACCGGAGAACGACAAAGATGTACTGCCCTCCATCCGCCGACTCATCGAGAACGTCTGCCGCGAATATAATGTGGACGCCAGGATCAAACTCTCCATAACACCCAGCGTCAATAAACCTAAAAAGCTCTCACAGCACGTCTTAGAGACTCTTCAAGAACAAGGGGATGGAAACGCTGTCAGCATCTCCAGCGGATCACGGCTTCTTAACGCCTGCCTTATCGGAGCCAGCAACCAACTCGACCAGTTCAAACTCGACCATCTCTACACCTTAGAAGGCTCCAACCCAGCTAACCTGGAGTCCACTATCTACCCGATGATTCCACGGCCCGAGATGAATCTCATAGACTATCAAAAGAACTCTGCTCTGGAACTAACCGGTCCAGGAGATCACGGTAGCACCGACGACATCTACAAGATTACCAGAGAGCAGCTTCCCCTTCTCTTCAACGCACTCTACAGCACCGGGAACCCGATTATCTCCGTAGACCACAAATCCAGTATCCTCTCTACCCTCTATAAAATTGAGCTGGATCGAGGAACTCCCGCCTCTATCCGGTTCACAAACGGTGTCAGTCAATACCAGAAAGAAAGATCCGAAGTAGGACGCCGTCACGGAGAACAAGCAGAATCAGAAATCCCAGACCACAGGGCCTTCATTGGCGCATTTACTTCCAGCGTGCTAGAGTTCGAAAACCAAGACGAGATTTCGGACTTCATCGACCCATACAGAAACCGGCGTCTAGAACATGGGAACACTGAATCCCTCGCAGTCTTCGACACTAACCTGATACAGTACTGGCCTGCTCGCCAACTGGGGGTAGCCCCTGAGCAAGAGCGAGGTTTGAACGGATATGCCGTCGTCACCGGGGTTCGGGACGAATTGATGAACTACGATGGTGATGAAAAAATCAATAACACCCGGCAACTCGAAGACGCCTTCGGCCAAGAATATAGAGAACTTCGTAACCAATTGAAGAAGACACCGCGGCAGCTCCGGCTTGGACGACAGTATTTCAGCCGACTACAACGTGAACTATACACCGAGAAGATTCAGTCTGGTATGGAGGATAACAATATCACCGTTGCCTGTGAAGGAGTCCACCAAACCGGGGGGTTCGATCTCCTGCTATTCAGCAACGACTCCGGGTTCATCTCCACGGCTAGAGATCGTGGCCTACCCTCGGTACTCGTTGATTTCCCTCAAAAACTTCCACGGAAAAAGGGTGTCACATGGGAAGACGCATCTACCGCTCTCTACCTCCACGCCGTCCAATTCGGCATTCTGGAACTTCCGAAAATCGACCTGTACGGCGTATGGCCGCGAAAACGTCCTGAAGACTGGGATGCTGAAAAGATTGCAGTCAGATGCCGCAGCCCGGTCGTGGCCAAACAGCTCAACCGGTACCAGAATATCCTCGACGAATCCCCCCGGTAGATATCCAGTGAATACGCCGAGAAGCTCTGTGGATTGGTGTAACATAGGCCAGTAACATTGATTACACCCTACCCCGAAATTTACAGCAGTGGTTATTCGTATTGAGTCTCTCACTGTAGAGAACCTGCGATGCTTCCGTGGCGAGCACCGGCTGGATCTCGACCGAAGCGACGAACCCAGTATCGACGTGGTGCTAGGCTCCAACGGCCTGGGCAAAACCACGTTAGCCGATTCGATACATCTCTGTCTCACCGGGGAGTTCGACGACGAAGCTCCTTTAGTCACCTACGAACTGGTCGACGAGCTCTCTCCTGGTGAAGAAATCTCTGCCAAGGTCTCGACCGTAATCGCTGACAGCGAAATCAGTCGACGGTTCCGTTTCACCCGTAAGTTCCAGACGTCCGAGACACGCCGGGGGCCGGTCAACTCCGTGGACTCGCTACAGGTCAAAGAGGAGCAGAATGGTGAATGGGTCAGCACCAGCTCGTCAGAGGCGATAAACACAATGTTCCCGCTTCCTGCCTTCACGTTTTCTAAGCTGGACGCGGAATCCTCGGTTGGGATTGATGACCCTTGGGGCGGCACCAGTTGGAGCGAACTTGTCGAAGCCGTAGGCGAAGCAGCAGCCCGACAGTCAGCAGCACGCGGCACAGATCTCCCCGAATACTTCGCCAACGACTACGACCTCGGAGACGAGATGATCAGTCGGATCAACGACCTGCTCCCAGAACTTGATCAACGTGACTTGTACCACGTTGAGGAGAGGCAGGATGGTCTCGTCGCTCGCAGAAAAGAAAATGGCTCCCCGAAAGAGATGGCCGCCCTCTCTGCGGGGGGTCAGATGATCATCTCAAATGCCGCCGCTTTGGTTGCTGGCGAGGTCATGCCTGCGATCCCTCCGCTGATCGGAGATACGATGTTCGGTCGCGTGGATCATGCTACCAGAGAACGGATGTTCGAGGCCATTAACCAGGCAGACCGGCAGGTCCTGTTGTTCTGCACCAACGCTGAACTGGATGGGTTCGATCTTTCTCCCATGTTCAAACTCAAACAGCGTGAGAAAGGTAGAGAGAGTAAGATTGTTGCCGCTGATTAGGCAGAAAGACGTCTTGCCTCCAAGTTCGAGCTTACGTGGACAACGGGTCTGATTCGGGTCGAGCTAAAAACGGATTCTCTGATGTGGGTATTCGACGAGGTCCTCTCTGGTAGGCTCACTGAAACCCGTTAAAATCTTTCTTCTTAGACTATATTTGTCCTTGGAAATAGTCTTAGCCTGACTGATTCACTCTGGATCCAGTTTCTTGAGATGGTCACTGATTGACCGTTGTGACAGAGGTTCTTCCTCTATTCTGGACAATGATTTGTGAAGGTGGTGGCTCAGTTTTAATCCTTCATCACAAGGGGCTGAGTGGGGGTAACCGTCATCATAGCCACCATCTGTTCTTCTTCACCCGAGGTGTATAAACGCTCTTTTTCGGGGCTTCATTCCAATTCTACGTCTTCCTTTTCTAACTCTCCAGCAAGATATTGCTCACCGAGTTCAGTAACTTTGTAATTTTTAGGATCAACTCGCTGTAGAAGTCCTCCATCAGATAATCGCTTACATCTCCGTGAAATATATTCACTGGTATAATTAATATTGGCAGCAATCACCGGGGGAGACGCGACGATGTCTTTCTCGTGGAGAAACTCTAGAACCCGCTCATCAGCTTGTGTCATCCACTCAATTCGGGGCCGCATCTATCTATATTCCTGCTTGAGACGACCTAAGACCCGTACAAAACCGGTCTACAGACCGGTTAGAGCAACCTATAGACACAACTTTTTGTGGTTATAGGTAAAATTCCTTATCTGACGGACGACTGTGGCGGACAGTACTGACGACAAACGCTGTCCATCATGGGCCAGTCCGAAATCAATCCATGCCGGCCCCCGAGACTGAACAAATAATCTCGACCCTCTATCATGCTTTTCGAGCTACAAGACGGCGTCTTGTCGTTCAGATTTTGGGAGACTCCGATCGAAACACGATACCAACCCGGGAACTTGCTCGAAGAATTGCCAGTATTGAGCAAAATACTCCGACTAATCACGCGACAGGGGAACCGTATCGAAATGTGTACAACGCACTCTCTCAGACGCATTTACCTACCCTTGCTGACGCTGGTATCGTAATCTATGACC contains:
- a CDS encoding DUF7344 domain-containing protein, with amino-acid sequence MPAPETEQIISTLYHAFRATRRRLVVQILGDSDRNTIPTRELARRIASIEQNTPTNHATGEPYRNVYNALSQTHLPTLADAGIVIYDPKRQTVSRGPRYPLAAILLAINEPAIKLLTDLSIGYHSL
- a CDS encoding MarR family transcriptional regulator, with the translated sequence MTQADERVLEFLHEKDIVASPPVIAANINYTSEYISRRCKRLSDGGLLQRVDPKNYKVTELGEQYLAGELEKEDVELE
- a CDS encoding AAA family ATPase, producing the protein MVIRIESLTVENLRCFRGEHRLDLDRSDEPSIDVVLGSNGLGKTTLADSIHLCLTGEFDDEAPLVTYELVDELSPGEEISAKVSTVIADSEISRRFRFTRKFQTSETRRGPVNSVDSLQVKEEQNGEWVSTSSSEAINTMFPLPAFTFSKLDAESSVGIDDPWGGTSWSELVEAVGEAAARQSAARGTDLPEYFANDYDLGDEMISRINDLLPELDQRDLYHVEERQDGLVARRKENGSPKEMAALSAGGQMIISNAAALVAGEVMPAIPPLIGDTMFGRVDHATRERMFEAINQADRQVLLFCTNAELDGFDLSPMFKLKQREKGRESKIVAAD